The genomic segment TTATCAATTATTTAGGCTCCactttgaatttatttcagtTCAAGGTGAACGCtcaatgaaattgttttttacgGGGATGATTCGATCATGAATTAACAAGCTGTCTTATTATCATGACGGACAACTGGAATGCACGATTTAATGTGGCAAtatgtttgattgtttgtaATCGACACAACGTGATACGAGTGTTTACTCTCCGGTAATTAACAGGTGGAATGAGCCGTTGAACTCCCCGTATGATGACCAATTTGGAGCAGAGAAAACGCAACGTGGATTCGACTGGCCTTTTAAAAACGGTTGTGACTCGCATCTAATTTACTTGATCGTCGCCATTCATTTCGGTAAGCTAAAcgaaaattttctctttcatttgaTTAGTTGGATCGACTAATCAGTCTATTCGAATGACACAGACCTCGGCCACCTCAAAGCGGCAGCTGCTGCTACAACAAAATGCCCAGAAAGAGATGTGGTAAACTTTCCAAGACCAGTCCGTCAAGTGTATCCTGGCAAAGTACACATGGGCTTCATCCCTTGTATTGGTAactttcaattattttgcgtgaaaaagataaaacctACATTTTGCAGCTTTGAAATCAGGTCCCTACACTTTCAGACTGGGTTTGGCTACCTATTTGTGCAGCAAGACAATCTACATCATGGAACATGAATTCTACGCTGGTCTATCGATTGCCATCATGGGTGTGTATGCTGTGAAGAAACTTGGGTCTGGTACAGCCAAATTCCTTGACGCTGAAGTTTCTGTAAGTGAAATAATTGATCCCTTTCTAGCCCCACACCTGAAATTTCCCATGTTCCTACTATAAATCCTACGCGGAAATGAACGCTGATCGAGATATGGACATTGAAGAATCCAAATGCTAGAATCGCGACAGGGAAGATTGAACAGGATCGAGCTCTTGCCATGAAGATGCTTTTTGACGCCGTTAATAAGAGGAAAAACGTGGCCCTTCAGCTTGAAGCTGCTTACCGCGAACAGCTCCGAAACCCACGAAACCGTGGTCTCCGAAAACCCCGAAACCGTTTCTCTGCTGGGCAACCGGCAGCGATAACGGTATACAAGAAACGATTTCaacttcaaaacatttttcaaaatgatttttgcgGTTCTTGGCTTTTGTACGTGGGTTTATATAATGGCAGGAAAACTGCGGAGAAAGCGACTGCTGTGGTGGAAATCAAGTTATATGCCAGCGCTATATAAGTCCGTCGCTATCTTAGTCGTTCACTCACATTCAGTCAGAAACTAAAACAGACACCACAACCAGTACCGCACCGAGCCTTTGCAACATGAATTTTCTCAACGTTATCAGGCCTCAAATTATAATATTCATTTTATAACCACTAAGATAATATTGGCCCATTTTTAATGCAAAAGAGAAATAGCGCAGCTGTAGCTTGCCTGGTTTCATTTAAGCTAGGCTGCAGTTACTCCAGTCCGGTTCGTTCACCTCGTACGTCTGCTTTGAAATTACGCAACATACTGGCCAACATTCAACGAGTTCCTCGCAGCGATCAAGATTATCACCTTATTCCTAATGATGAGAATGGAGCTGATGTTGCAGTGACTCCTGGCCAATCCTTCTTACTGACGACTGCTGAGGGCGTTCCCTTAGATGAACCGGAAGCAATTGATAACACTGGCCCAATCAAAAATTATCCAAACTCACCTGATGGGTCTGACGAGACCGAGCTTCCAGCACTGCCAACAGATTTCGACAGCGGATTACGCAATTCAGATTCAGTTGAAACAGTGACGTCATCTAATGTTCAAGAGCCAATTCAAGAACCAATTCAGAAGCTGGAGGATCCTTCCTATTCCAAGTTTCTTCCAGAACAAGAGCTTATGACTACATCTGAACTCTATCATTCACCAACTGCGGAAGCACATTCTAATCCAGCGGAACTTCCGCTAACGTATCCAATTGTACGTGTCCCAGAGGGTCCATCAGCCATACCCATCACCGTTGCCGATTTGCCTCTGGAGACCATCTTACCGATCTTACCATCCACGGCAGCACTCCCAGAGAAAGAGGAAATCAGTTCCCCACTGGAAGCTCCCGATCAGTCATCAATCATTGCAGAACAAGGGAACAACGTTGGCGCTCTTCCGCTGGAGTTGGATGGCAAAACACAAACAGCGTCGTCTTCCTTTGGCGTCGATCCGTCCAAATATCAGCCAAACAATTCATACGACCTGATCACTACAGACAATCCAAATGAAAAGGTCAGTAACTATTCCGGCCGTCCGATCGGATCTCGTTTGAGGGAGCTGGGCTTCCCTCCCATATCCAACACGCAAGACAATTTTGGGTGATCAAGTCAATTGGGCTGAATTTAGGTAATTCCGCTTCAATCCGTCCGTCATGTGccctttttttaactattaGGTGTCAAAATCTATCCATTTTTATACTATTCAACTGAATTCGAATAAATAACTGGTAGATTGATAAATATACCATATATACGTGACGTTTGCCGCAAGCTTAAATTTATCTGAGTAAAAAAGTTGTGAGTTTACGTTGTTGCCGTATATTTACCTAAACAAAAGTTACCGATAAGTTATATCTATCCAAACAAAGACTTCCCTCGGGCGGTTCTTAAATCAGTTCAGAACTAAATCTAGACAATTTTAGTGAATATCGTTAAATATGAGTATAGACAAGTtcgggatgctgagttgcacaaccgctaaattaggatcgtgcgccaacgAGTCCTTTTAACGTTgtggggatagtagaaagcgggttttttattatttaagcatagaattacttatctaatcttagaaatgttcaggattatcgttgtttagaacattctgctttttatagagtaatttgaaatgtataattcagcttagtttacccattaaaattaaagaaagtccaagcctgggatgctgtttagtcttttcttgtgttttttgacagatctgctgacaagtgacaagctcaaacacacaagaaaagactaaacagcatcccaggcttggactttctttaattttaatgggtaaactaagctgaattatacatttcaaattactctataaaaagcagaatgttctaaacaacgataatcctgaacatttctaagattagataagtaattctatgcttaaataataaaaaacccgctttctactatccccacAACGTTAAAAGGACTcgttggcgcacgatcctaatttagcggttgtgcaactcagcatcccgaACTTGTCTATACTAATTGGTTGCTTCTTAATTTTCGTATGTGAACAATCAATAGACCTTCGTTTGGCTTTGTTTAATGAACGAATTGTATCACAAGTTTGCAAGAACATATCTAAACTTCGACGTTCACTCCCGACTTTATATCGACGCGTAATCCTACAACCGGATGTATATAGCGTGGTTGgtattaatttatattttaggtCATGATTATTGATAATCGATATTGCGTGATGGGTAGATATATTTCGGTCTTTACCTACTTTGAGAGAATCCCTTCATTTCATCTAAGTTGGATTACAACATCATTCAtcctaaaaattttaaataatcatgATAAATATAATTGTATTGGTTCCAACATTCGTGGATGATAAATCATCTGATTTCATGATTATCAATTGAATACGAGAACGGAAAATTGGTAAATTACTACAAGAAACGCATTCTtcataattaaattattattgttcaattaaaacacaaatttttattggttcACTACTAAAGCACCAGCTCATTTGAGTCATTTCCCAATTGAAACAATCCCTGGTGAGCTCCTTTTTTGCAGATGTGTTTACGTCTTGTTTCAATTCGCCCCAGGTagatttgcattttctttctattttgaaattgccTGCATGTAGGGCTAATAAGATATCACACGTTTGAAACAATGAACTTGACTTATAATAGCATCGTGAGTGTTTGAACcagtttaatttgaaaaagccaaaggTTGCGGTAACATTCCAAGAGGCTTAAGACTAGCAGTTACACCAATGAAGGTCTCCAACTATTTTCTTGAAATACCCCTGGAGCGCACCGCCACATTTAGTTGTACGTaatcctacaaaaaaatccgaacggcgatttttttgttttgagccaCCTATCCATATTTCGGGAAACTGTTTGGCTTTAGACCTAAATCCGGGAGGCAAGGAACAAAGCGAAtggtgggaactgggaagaatgaaaaaaggagtTATAGGCTCAATTAGCCCATGGCCATGTCTCCACCccatcccccccaaaaataaatcagacaggctgtctggaattgTCATGGCgcgaaaaaatgaacaacgaATTATTCCCGCAGCTTTTAGGTTTTCTCGTCACTTGTCCAAAAATTTACAACGAGCCTAAGGCTATTCGAGACATTACTTtattcccacctttcgctttgttcctatCCCCCtaaatttatgtaaaaaagcCAAGCACAGTTTCCCGATATATGGATAGGtggcttaaaacaaaaaaatcgctgttcggatttttttgtaggatactGTACCTACGTGACAGACACTTTGTTTCTCTAAACTGTACAGACATCAGAGTCGATCACAACCAGTTAAGGACGAAGCATGCCAAGAAAAGATTAGTGGCAAATCGCCGTCGATGATAATCCATAATATATTTCAACTGCATGGAATTATCCCGTATGAAAATTATCTCTGTTAGTCATGCTATAAATTAATATTCGGGATGAGCAGTTTCTGGTGTAATCAGGGCCTTATAACGTCACAATCTCCAATCATCTATCGATAAACATTGGTTATTAGAATATGATTCTTACATCAGCAGATACGCTAATCAAATCCGTTTCAAAAATTTGCTTTCAACGAAAAGTCATACCACGGTTAACCATGTTGAGCTGAACAAAAAAGCATTTGTTCCATTTTCGTGTTTATTTGACATAATAGTGCCATCACGTGATGGCACTAACATAAAATTTATCACGAGGTATATATTCAGCAAATAATTTTGTAGGCATCTTTTACGATTTCAACTCCCACTTATTGCCTATAGATTTGTCTTGTGATTTCCTTTCAGGTGAAAATTGTGTTGCTTTAGCGACTCTTTGAATCACACTGATTACGTCTTGTTCTGTTTGTAGCAAACTCCTTGAAATTTAAAGATGATGGAGGTGGCAGTTGACTGTTGAGGTCTGGAAGCATAAATACATTagtgggaactgggaaggtTTATAAATAGAAAGTCATACATTTAGAAATAGCGATACAATTAGTCTGCTTGGTTCTACTTTCAAATCTCTTAAGAACTCTAAGACTGAGATTTGAAATACGTTCGTTGATTCCTTCGAAAGtattttttcgtaatttttcTACTTTCAATCACGATGTATTAGGAGAGGTGGGCGAACGCGAGAGGAAAAAACTGTGCCAACTTTCGGTAATCATTCTCACTTCTGCCGCTAGGTTCTCTAGTGTTAGTGGCCCTGGAATCTGGCGCGAAGTTTAACCATTGTGGTTAAAGCATCGTGGTTTAAGGGTGTTTTAgttcagtaaaaataaaattaacaccACGCTTGTTTGTAATAACGTAAAatcaattacaatttattgatttaaataatataaatttaaataaataattagtgTTGTCGTCATTATTGTTCATTAGgagaaaaatagttaaaattgAGGAATCTAACAAACGTAATCGTCATAGAGGGGAATAGTAATGGGAGCATGATATACTTTTGTTGGTCGGAAGAAATAACAAGGGCgtttcgttcttttctttctttatttaagcTAGCCATCACAAACAGTATGTGGGCTTCTCTCTGCCTTCAACAGTAGGGCTTTTCTCAATTACACGATACACATAGCCATCAACAGTAGGGCTTTTCTCAACTACACGTAATATGATGAGCTACACAAATATGCGTTACACGTATATGAAATCAGACACTTGATTCGTACCTTTAGTATTACACGTAATGACAGCAGTAAAAAGGTTCACTTTATTAACAGAGTTAATCTCTGAGAGACTATTTTCGGCTCCTTTACTCCTACGACTAACGACGTTAAGACGTTACTATAGAGACGCGCACAGACGTCGCACACACGGACGTATATAGATGTACGAAGGCCACCTAGTGGTGTGTGTTTGAATTATCATAACCAACAACTTTATTATatactatttttaattttcacctCTTGTTCTTTGGGTTGTGTGTTCCAGACCGTTCTCTCCACCTAGAGGGACTTCAACACTGTTGACATCAGATGTTGTTCGATCATCAAGTTTCTCTTCTGGTTGTTTATGGAATGCATTGTTTGATAATGGAGAGGTTGTTTGTTTCCGATAATTTTTGCTTGGGGCTACCCCATCTTTGTAACCTGCatatttaacaagcaatccaccactcaagtgcaccaaatccatggaccccccttatttttcccattccgctatgggacctaaaaatctgaaataattcagggaTATCCAattttttactccggattcacctgtttttgcagaattgaaatattccctgccgttcgggagatatttaatgttaaagtttgacttttttcaaattttaacaattttggggggtctttggcatcgctttttgggtaaatgctaaccttaaaaaacaaacaaattcaactaAAAGTTTGCTCGGCCATCCCTTAAcaccaatccaaaaggaatttacattccggattagattggccgagttattcccaatctagtaaagtgtaattttgaccagtttcccacccagactagtcgccattttttatgactctccctcgcgttcctagcGGATGACAGACgaagctacgctttcctggccttcactttagaccgggggacatactgtaggccttttcatatagtctagtgaCCGCCaatatgaagcccgaggtgtagagaactcgtatgcttcgTCTGTCATCCgctaggaacgcgagggagagtcataaaaaatggcgactagtctaggtgggaaactggtcaaaattacactttactagattgggaataactcggccaatctaatccgaaatgtaaattccttttggattggtgTTAAGGGATggccgagcaaacttttggttgaatttgtttgttttttaaggttagcatttacccaaaaagcgatgccaaagaccccccaaaattgttaaaatttgaaaaaagtcaaactttaacattaaatatctccggaacggcagggaatatttcaattctgcaaaaacaggtgaatccggagtaaaaaatTGGATAtccctgaattatttcagatttttaggtcccatagcggaatgggaaaaataaggggggtccatggatttggtgcacttgagtggtggattgcttgttaaaataagttcATGAATAATACAGTAATTATTTATAAAGCGTAACTTACCAAGAAAAAGGGTTGGTGTGGCATCATCTCTCAATTTCCAACGACTCAATGGAGCACCACCATTAACAGAGTTCTTGATGatgaattcttctttaaaatgtCTAGAACACATGATcttttctagaaaattttctgtcacttctttccattttctttccccataaaatgaattgcctttcttctttcggtGGTTTAAATACCTTggcatcattttcttttgctgatttGTATCCCGTAGAACatccaaaaaaggaaacactTCACCATTTCGCAACACGATTTATCAAAAACACAACACCCTAAGTTAAAGAACgaaattataaaatgaaacaacgAAATG from the Daphnia pulex isolate KAP4 chromosome 1, ASM2113471v1 genome contains:
- the LOC124192409 gene encoding ATP synthase subunit b, mitochondrial-like, producing the protein MGFIPCIALKSGPYTFRLGLATYLCSKTIYIMEHEFYAGLSIAIMGVYAVKKLGSGTAKFLDAEVSVSEIIDPFLAPHLKFPMLIEIWTLKNPNARIATGKIEQDRALAMKMLFDAVNKRKNVALQLEAAYREQLRNPR